GTAGACTGTGCCAACTGCGCAAATTTGATGGAGGATGCGGCTCGCAAGACTGCTGGTGTGCAGAGCGCAACAGTTAATTTCATGACACAGAAGATGATCGTGGAATTTGACGAGGGGCAGGAGCCGAAAGATGTTATGAAGAACGTGCTGGATGCTTGTAAAAAAGTGGAGCCGGACTGCGAGATTTTCCTGTAAGCCAGAGCTGCCCATGAAAAGGTGACACCCTGAGAATGCCCGGTTGCAGTTTTTGGGTGTCATTTTTATCAAGAATGATTAAACAATTAAGTATATTTTGAAAGGAGTTTTTACGATGCAGGAATTAGTAATCAGCATATTGTTGACAGTTGTGATTATAATGGCTGCGGCGATTCTTATTTTTGTTGGCAGCCGCAAAGATGGAATGACAAAAAAGCAAAGGGTTATGATGATTCGGATTTTACTCAGTGCCGGAATCTTGCTGGCACTCCAGTTTATTTCCGCAGAGATGTTTGATACGGCTGACAGTTATTTATTTCCGTCCGCAGGAAGGTGGATTCGTTTTGCGTGTTATCTGATAAATTATTTTATCATCGGATATGACATTTTACGGAAAGCTATAAAGGGTATTAAAAACCGTCAGGTATTTGATGAGAGTTTTCTGATGGCTGTGGCTACGATTGGGGCAATGGCACTGGCTATTTATGAAAATGGAGAATATCTGGAAGCCATTGCCGTTATGCTGTTTTACCAGATCGGGGAATGGTTTCAGGGATATGCGGTTGGTAAGAGCCGCCGGAATATCAGCAACCTGATGGATATTCGTCCTGATTATGCAAATGTTGAGAGAAATGGAAAATTAGAGCAGATTGATCCGGATGAAGTAGGGATTGGCAGCGTGATTGTTGTTCAGCCGGGAGAGAAAGTGCCGATTGACGGGATTATCGTTGAGGGTGCTTCCAGTCTGAATACCAGTGCATTGACCGGGGAAAGTCTACCGAGGGAGGCAAAAGTAGGTGATGAAGTAATCAGCGGCTGTATCAGTATGACAGGAGTATTGAAGATACAGACAACAAAAGAGTTTGGAGAATCTACGGTTTCTAAGATTTTGGATTTGGTGGAAAATGCAAGTTCCCGCAAATCGAAATCAGAGGATTTTATCTCGAAGTTTGCAAAAATCTATACTCCGGCTGTCTGCTATGCAGCATTGGCGCTGGCATTCCTTCCTCCTGCTGTCCGTATGCTTTTTATGGGGCTGTCTGCCGATTGGGGAGTCTGGATTTACCGGGCATTGACATTCCTTGTTATCAGTTGCCCTTGTGCCTTAGTGATTAGTATTCCTTTAAGTTTCTTTGCAGGTATCGGAGGGGCAAGCAAGGAAGGTGTTTTGGTAAAAGGCTCCAATTATCTGGAAATCCTCTCCCAGACAAAATATGTTGTTTTTGACAAAACCGGAACGATGACAAAGGGTGTCTTTGAAGTAAATGGGATTCATCATTCTACCATAGGGAATGAAAAATTGTTAGAGTATGCTGCTTTTGCAGAAAGCGCATCTTCCCACCCGATCAGTAAGAGTTTACAGCGGGCATATGGGAGAGAAATTGACAGGACTCGTGTATCGGATATACAGGAAATCAGCGGAAACGGTGTGACTGCAAAAGTAGACGGCATGGAGGTTGCAGCCGGGAACGATAAACTGATGAAGCATTTGAATATTCCTTATCAGGACTGTCACCAGACCGGAACAATTATCCACATGGCAATTAATGGGAAATATGCAGGTCATATCGTAATCTCCGATATTATAAAACCTCATTCTAAGGCGGCGATTGCGGAATTGAAGAAAGCGGGAGTAGAAAGATCAGTCATGCTGACCGGGGATGTAAAGAAAGTGGCAAATCAGGTTGCTGCATCACTTGGGATTGATGAAGTTTACAGCGAACTTTTGCCAGCAGATAAGGTTGAAAAAGTAGAAGAACTTCTGCGGGTGAAGCCTGGCAAGGCAAAGCTGGCATTTGTGGGTGACGGTATCAATGACGCCCCTGTGCTTTCCAGAGCGGATATTGGTATCGCTATGGGGGCGATGGGTTCCGATGCGGCAATCGAAGCAGCGGATATTGTTCTGATGGATGACGATCCGGTTAAGATTGCAAAAGCAATCAAGATTTCAAGGAAATGTCTGCGGATTGTTTACCAGAATATTTCGATGGCGCTTGTTGTGAAATTTGCCTGTCTTGCATTAGGAGCTGTGGGCATTGCGAATATGTATCTGGCGATTTTTGCGGATGTAGGTGTTATGATTCTTGCTGTGCTGAACGCAATCCGTTGTCTGTTTGTGAAAAAACTGTAAGAAAGGAGGGGTTCCATGTAGCAAGGCATAAGAAAAATCCCGGCATTGTTCCTATACTGATTGGTTTTGGATGTTCGGTTCCTGCGATTATGGCTGAGTTGTATGCTTTGGGGATTATCTGCGGAAGAAAACCTGTTGGCATTATTGGGAGGGGTGGCTGCAACAGTAAGGACAGAAATGGGCGGAATAAAGGCGGCCGCCGGAACTGTAATAGTTCAGTGCTTCATTGCATGGGCGGTTGCATTTATTGAGCATAGGGATTATTTTAGGGTTAGTATAAGAAAACCATGCTGTGAGGTGGAAAAACTCTTGCTACTTAAATTCAACCAGAAAGAACATAGTTATGGGAGGTAATCCTTGGATATATGACAAAATGATGCCCGAATATGCCAGTGGCTTCTGGCAGTGTAAGCTGCGCTACCGGACACAGGAGGAATTGCTCTCGGTTGCCCGGGAATATAAGCGCAGAGGATTGCCAATTTCCGTAATCGTTATCGACTTTTTTCACTGGAGCGCACAGGGGGACTTCCGGTTTGATCCGGAGTTCTGGCCG
The sequence above is a segment of the Lachnospiraceae bacterium JLR.KK008 genome. Coding sequences within it:
- a CDS encoding heavy metal translocating P-type ATPase, with translation MTKKQRVMMIRILLSAGILLALQFISAEMFDTADSYLFPSAGRWIRFACYLINYFIIGYDILRKAIKGIKNRQVFDESFLMAVATIGAMALAIYENGEYLEAIAVMLFYQIGEWFQGYAVGKSRRNISNLMDIRPDYANVERNGKLEQIDPDEVGIGSVIVVQPGEKVPIDGIIVEGASSLNTSALTGESLPREAKVGDEVISGCISMTGVLKIQTTKEFGESTVSKILDLVENASSRKSKSEDFISKFAKIYTPAVCYAALALAFLPPAVRMLFMGLSADWGVWIYRALTFLVISCPCALVISIPLSFFAGIGGASKEGVLVKGSNYLEILSQTKYVVFDKTGTMTKGVFEVNGIHHSTIGNEKLLEYAAFAESASSHPISKSLQRAYGREIDRTRVSDIQEISGNGVTAKVDGMEVAAGNDKLMKHLNIPYQDCHQTGTIIHMAINGKYAGHIVISDIIKPHSKAAIAELKKAGVERSVMLTGDVKKVANQVAASLGIDEVYSELLPADKVEKVEELLRVKPGKAKLAFVGDGINDAPVLSRADIGIAMGAMGSDAAIEAADIVLMDDDPVKIAKAIKISRKCLRIVYQNISMALVVKFACLALGAVGIANMYLAIFADVGVMILAVLNAIRCLFVKKL
- a CDS encoding cation transporter encodes the protein MKKTYKIEVDCANCANLMEDAARKTAGVQSATVNFMTQKMIVEFDEGQEPKDVMKNVLDACKKVEPDCEIFL